Proteins encoded in a region of the Antedon mediterranea chromosome 2, ecAntMedi1.1, whole genome shotgun sequence genome:
- the LOC140040066 gene encoding protein dispatched homolog 1-like, translating into MEMSDQVKETDEMKSQPDAESHSPNVIVATKPSRMSKVMDKYSDWLSRFYWLVLLLIFLLVVILCVLSVVLRDLPGFEDPIKGFEPRGTVIKDRTLSYVNLKRDPLVRESWSNVEYNTVDSFDSNASYPRSRRDNFYYYKCSIEYADCPGIVFTHINDREDLLTPSNLKELCSVEITGSSGIYKVKSIGNYLAQFANKSCSSLDEGDIENGLNELQFCAPYYYKTTTDVEGKDRSCLYPNSYCDNIPETCKSDNIVFIIIHMMVGKEFMPDGDLDKKKLYNSMAFIELNFYDDEEELINIYKDYFDKSSRAFSNIQAVGLNFHIKYDVFSEYLFFDTIYLGIAAIFVIILICFYTRSPLIALAAFFNMIFSLTLAYFFYTIVFNLNFFPFLNVSTALLLVAIGADDTFIFCDLWDDASKMLSGSPLNIILRETMRHATVTMLVTSLTTAAAFYASAFSPIIAIRCFGVYAGTSIIANFLLTISWLPAAVILNAKFGCNFCSLSKFCPDLLDNIATSLLPKAVIKPRFIWTALFTGLAVAGGIVIFVAPGLQKPTSSEFQVFKSDDILEQYDLVYKNLFRFEEQGYSLPGAVLFGLQAVDNGKKWDPDDTGTVSYQSGFNIWAEDSQKWLQQFCQRLEDFNLDDSLDITNGCFIDFVIAYMEQPCESSDDNALCCNQTFPFSPENLKSCLPNILPEPYGLHLNQDDEVVVLEIRFSTKSYFSMEYTVMDTFWKEMEQWMQQNLVNVPKNLGEPWFIPPFYVGQTDYYDYLNFYDLQDSLARSTPIAIVTSIAVASLVLIFTQRNVLIALYSICSLSGTIFATIGSLILLGWELNILESVTFSITVGLSVDFTIHYGVAYLLCRNSDRESRMRYSIKTMALAIAFAAFSTFSVGAFMMAATVLVYRQLGTFLMIVMAISWLFSTLFFQSLCYLIGPQGSKFKLQCSK; encoded by the exons ATGGAGATGTCAGATCAAGTCAAGGAAACTGATGAAATGAAATCACAACCGGATGCTGAGTCACACAG TCCTAATGTTATAGTTGCTACTAAGCCATCAAGAATGTCAAAGGTCATGGACAA GTATTCTGATTGGCTGAGTAGATTTTACTGGCTTGTTTTACTACTGATATTCCTATTGGTTGTCATTCTCTGTGTTTTATCTGTTGTCCTTCGTGACCTACCAGGATTTGAAGACCCTATCAAG ggtTTTGAGCCTCGTGGTACTGTTATCAAAGACCGTACGCTGAGCTATGTGAACTTAAAGCGTGACCCTCTTGTACGAGAAAGCTGGAGTAATGTTGAATATAATACAGTTGATAGCTTTGATAGCAACGCATCTTACCCAAGGTCCAGAAGggataatttttattattataagtgtTCAATTG AGTATGCAGATTGCCCTGGGATAGTGTTCACCCACATCAACGATAGAGAGGACCTTCTTACGCCTAGCAACCTTAAGGAACTGTGCTCAGTAGAAATCACCGGTTCATCTGGCATCTACAAAGTGAAATCAATCGGAAACTACCTTGCGCAGTTTGCAAACAAATCATGTTCCTCATTGGATGAAGGTGACATAGAAAATGGTTTAAACGAGCTGCAATTCTGTGCTCCGTATTATTACAAAACAACTACAGACGTGGAAGGCAAAGATAGATCATGTTTATATCCCAACAGTTACTGTGATAACATCCCAGAAACTTGCAAATCGGACAATATAGTTTtcattattatacacatgatggTAGGGAAGGAATTCATGCCAGATGGAGATCTTGACAAAAAGAAACTTTACAATTCGATGGCATTTATAGAATTAAACTTTTACGATGATGAAGAAGAgttgataaatatatataaagatTACTTTGACAAAAGTAGTCGTGCATTTAGCAATATACAAGCAGTAGGCTTGAATTTTCATATAAAATATGATGTGTTTagtgaatatttatttttcgaTACTATTTATCTAGGAATAGCAGCAATATTTGTCATAATTCTTATCTGTTTTTACACGAGGTCACCGCTCATTGCGTTGGCGGCGTTTTTTAATATGATTTTCTCTCTTACATTAGCTTATTTTTTCTACACGATTGTTTTTAATCTAAATTTTTTCCCGTTTTTAAATGTGTCCACTGCATTACTTCTTGTTGCGATTGGTGCTGATGATACGTTTATTTTCTGCGACCTATGGGACGATGCAAGTAAAATGCTGAGTGGTTCAcctttaaatatcattttaagAGAGACAATGAGGCATGCAACTGTGACAATGCTGGTGACAAGTTTAACAACTGCTGCGGCTTTTTATGCTAGTGCATTTAGCCCCATTATAGCAATCAGATGCTTTGGTGTGTACGCTGGTACGTCGATCATAGCTAACTTTCTCCTCACTATTTCATGGTTACCAGCAGCAGTAATTTTAAATGCTAAATTTGGATGCAACTTCTGCTCTTTGTCAAAATTCTGTCCAGATCTACTCGACAACATCGCCACTTCTCTCTTGCCAAAGGCCGTCATTAAGCCTCGCTTCATATGGACTGCTTTGTTTACAGGTTTAGCCGTTGCTGGAGGTATCGTTATCTTTGTAGCTCCAGGGTTACAGAAACCAACCAGCTCTGAGTTCCAAGTGTTCAAATCTGATGATATATTGGAACAGTATGACTTAGTTTATAAGAACTTGTTCAGATTTGAGGAGCAAGGTTATTCTCTTCCTGGTGCTGTGTTGTTTGGACTTCAAGCCGTTGACAACGGCAAGAAATGGGACCCAGATGACACTGGTACAGTCAGTTACCAATCTGGCTTCAACATCTGGGCAGAAGACTCTCAAAAATGGTTACAGCAGTTTTGTCAAAGACTTGAAGATTTCAATCTAGATGATTCTTTAGATATAACAAATGGCTGCtttattgattttgttatcGCGTACATGGAGCAACCATGCGAATCATCCGACGACAATGCTTTATGTTGTAATCAAACGTTCCCATTTTCACCTGAAAATCTGAAGAGTTGCCTTCCTAATATTTTACCAGAACCTTACGGTCTACACCTAAACCAGGATGATGAAGTTGTGGTTCTTGAAATTCGGTTCTCTACcaaatcatatttttcaatgGAGTACACAGTTATGGATACTTTCTGGAAAGAAATGGAACAGTGGATGCAACAGAACTTGGTTAATGTGCCGAAGAATTTAGGCGAGCCTTGGTTCATTCCGCCGTTCTACGTCGGACAGACGGATTACTACGATTATTTAAATTTCTATGATTTGCAAGATAGTCTAGCTAGAAGTACTCCAATAGCTATCGTCACTTCTATAGCTGTTGCGAGTTTAGTTCTAATTTTCACACAGCGTAATGTGCTTATTGCTTTGTATTCTATCTGCTCTCTATCTGGCACAATCTTTGCCACGATAGGAAGCCTCATCCTTCTTGGTTGGGAATTAAACATTCTTGAGTCGGTCACATTTTCCATCACTGTTGGATTGTCGGTGGACTTTACAATCCACTACGGAGTTGCGTACCTCCTGTGTCGGAATTCAGACCGTGAATCTAGAATGAGATATTCCATCAAAACTATGGCGTTGGCAATTGCGTTTGCTGCGTTCTCCACTTTCTCAGTAGGTGCTTTCATGATGGCGGCTACGGTCCTCGTCTATAGACAACTTGGGACGTTTCTGATGATCGTCATGGCAATTAGCTGGCTtttttcaacattattttttcagtcACTTTGTTATTTGATCGGACCacaagggtcaaagtttaagTTGCAGTGcagtaaataa
- the LOC140040069 gene encoding acyl-coenzyme A amino acid N-acyltransferase 1-like isoform X1: MLKFIQKIPLTSIFAINRGCYPPSLYGPQGWISLCGNIQHRKSIHIQVSPSPCLADQCPTICVKTAKPDSEYTIKGCIKQSNNTLMSYGHFRSSSTGEIDPSQQPSNGGTYTGVDGAGLLWSLQFPVKEMTVLRVKGLDVLKPLHMDFTVHEGTLTAEELENSCAVAECQLERTFLSKDLECQEVSEGRLRGLIFKPPGKGPFPGVIDMYGTAGGLKSTRAALLASCGFVTYSLPFFAYQDLVKLLMEVELEYFQEALLWFSSQEYVDSSRVGMLGTSTGAIISMVISTMMPDMVRAIACVNAVHHHVLSPFLYKGEHLPFVSYDVNQFKIENNEIRVLNGISDQLNNATEETVIPIEKSKADFLFIAGEDDQILTTRDSAFKLAERLSKHGHHKHEVVLYPGTGHLIDPGLLPVSNKTRHPMSGEMLLVSGGQLNDHAKAQQHSWQKIKEFFKNTLA; the protein is encoded by the exons ATGCTTAAATTCATCCAGAAAATTCCATTGACGTCCATTTTTGCAATCAATAGAGGGTGCTATCCGCCGTCCTTGTATGGTCCACAAGGATGGATATCACTATGTGGCAA TATACAACATAGAAAATCAATACATATACAAGTTTCGCCTTCACCCTGCCTAGCTGATCAATGTCCTACGATTTGTGTGAAAACCGCAAAACCAGATTCAGAATACACGATTAAAGGCTGTATAAAGCAAAGTAATAACACGTTGATGTCATACGGTCACTTCAGGTCGTCCTCAACTGGTGAAATTGACCCCAGTCAGCAACCATCAAACGGTGGCACATATACAG GTGTTGATGGAGCTGGTCTTCTATGGAGCCTACAATTTCCTGTTAAAGAAATGACAGTGCTACGTGTCAAAGGTCTAGATGTCTTAAAACCACTCCACATGGACTTCACTGTTCATGAAGGCACACTGACTGCTGAAGAGCTGGAGAACTCTTGTGCGGTTGCCGAATGCCAATTAGAAAGAACGTTTCTGTCAAAAGATTTAGAATGTCAAGAAGTATCAGAAGGGCGGTTACGAGGGCTCATCTTTAAGCCACCTG gCAAAGGGCCTTTTCCAGGAGTCATTGACATGTATGGTACAGCAGGTGGCTTGAAGTCCACGAGGGCAGCACTCCTAGCTTCTTGCGGCTTTGTTACGTATTCTTTACCATTTTTTGCTTACCAAGACCTTGTCAAATTATTGATGGAAGTTGAGTTAGAATATTTTCAG GAAGCTTTGCTTTGGTTTTCATCTCAAGAATATGTTGACTCGTCCCGAGTTGGAATGCTTGGAACCTCAACGGGCGCTATCATTAGTATGGTTATATCGACAATGATGCCTGATATG GTACGAGCTATAGCATGTGTGAACGCAGTGCATCATCATGTATTATCACCATTTTTATACAAAGGAGAACATTTACCTTTCGTATC GTATGATGTCAATCAATTTAAAATCGAAAACAATGAAATTCGTGTTttaaatggcatttctgatcaaCTAAATAATGCTACAGAAGAGACAGTAATACCG attGAAAAATCGAAGGCAGATTTTCTTTTCATAGCAGGAGAGGATGACCAGATATTAACCACTCGTGATTCCGCATTTAAATTGGCTGAAAGACTAAGTAAGCATGGTCACCACAAGCATGAGGTAGTGCTATATCCTGGTACTGGTCATCTAATTGACCCAGGGCTACTACCAGTGTCCAACAAGACACGCCATCCAATGAGCG gtGAAATGTTATTGGTCAGCGGAGGACAACTGAATGACCACGCAAAAGCTCAACAGCATTCATGGCAGAAAATCAAAGAATTCTTTAAAAACACGTTGGCGTAa
- the LOC140040069 gene encoding acyl-coenzyme A amino acid N-acyltransferase 1-like isoform X2 produces the protein MVHKDGYHYVASIIQHRKSIHIQVSPSPCLADQCPTICVKTAKPDSEYTIKGCIKQSNNTLMSYGHFRSSSTGEIDPSQQPSNGGTYTGVDGAGLLWSLQFPVKEMTVLRVKGLDVLKPLHMDFTVHEGTLTAEELENSCAVAECQLERTFLSKDLECQEVSEGRLRGLIFKPPGKGPFPGVIDMYGTAGGLKSTRAALLASCGFVTYSLPFFAYQDLVKLLMEVELEYFQEALLWFSSQEYVDSSRVGMLGTSTGAIISMVISTMMPDMVRAIACVNAVHHHVLSPFLYKGEHLPFVSYDVNQFKIENNEIRVLNGISDQLNNATEETVIPIEKSKADFLFIAGEDDQILTTRDSAFKLAERLSKHGHHKHEVVLYPGTGHLIDPGLLPVSNKTRHPMSGEMLLVSGGQLNDHAKAQQHSWQKIKEFFKNTLA, from the exons ATGGTCCACAAGGATGGATATCACTATGTGGCAAGTAT TATACAACATAGAAAATCAATACATATACAAGTTTCGCCTTCACCCTGCCTAGCTGATCAATGTCCTACGATTTGTGTGAAAACCGCAAAACCAGATTCAGAATACACGATTAAAGGCTGTATAAAGCAAAGTAATAACACGTTGATGTCATACGGTCACTTCAGGTCGTCCTCAACTGGTGAAATTGACCCCAGTCAGCAACCATCAAACGGTGGCACATATACAG GTGTTGATGGAGCTGGTCTTCTATGGAGCCTACAATTTCCTGTTAAAGAAATGACAGTGCTACGTGTCAAAGGTCTAGATGTCTTAAAACCACTCCACATGGACTTCACTGTTCATGAAGGCACACTGACTGCTGAAGAGCTGGAGAACTCTTGTGCGGTTGCCGAATGCCAATTAGAAAGAACGTTTCTGTCAAAAGATTTAGAATGTCAAGAAGTATCAGAAGGGCGGTTACGAGGGCTCATCTTTAAGCCACCTG gCAAAGGGCCTTTTCCAGGAGTCATTGACATGTATGGTACAGCAGGTGGCTTGAAGTCCACGAGGGCAGCACTCCTAGCTTCTTGCGGCTTTGTTACGTATTCTTTACCATTTTTTGCTTACCAAGACCTTGTCAAATTATTGATGGAAGTTGAGTTAGAATATTTTCAG GAAGCTTTGCTTTGGTTTTCATCTCAAGAATATGTTGACTCGTCCCGAGTTGGAATGCTTGGAACCTCAACGGGCGCTATCATTAGTATGGTTATATCGACAATGATGCCTGATATG GTACGAGCTATAGCATGTGTGAACGCAGTGCATCATCATGTATTATCACCATTTTTATACAAAGGAGAACATTTACCTTTCGTATC GTATGATGTCAATCAATTTAAAATCGAAAACAATGAAATTCGTGTTttaaatggcatttctgatcaaCTAAATAATGCTACAGAAGAGACAGTAATACCG attGAAAAATCGAAGGCAGATTTTCTTTTCATAGCAGGAGAGGATGACCAGATATTAACCACTCGTGATTCCGCATTTAAATTGGCTGAAAGACTAAGTAAGCATGGTCACCACAAGCATGAGGTAGTGCTATATCCTGGTACTGGTCATCTAATTGACCCAGGGCTACTACCAGTGTCCAACAAGACACGCCATCCAATGAGCG gtGAAATGTTATTGGTCAGCGGAGGACAACTGAATGACCACGCAAAAGCTCAACAGCATTCATGGCAGAAAATCAAAGAATTCTTTAAAAACACGTTGGCGTAa